AAACACTATGTCACTACAGCTGTGAAATGAGTAAAAGAGGCTTATGGGAAATTTGAAGCCACAATATTGTGAGTGAATTAAGCAACTTCAGTtggcagagaaaaaaacatgaaaaacagtaTGTTTACCCGTCATCTAAAACACGCACTGCAGTGCTACACCTTCCCCCTTCAAGGAATATACACTAAACCAGAACCTGTTCACTGAAGCACATTAGAATCCTAAaccctttcctttcctttgatTAAGGTGTGGCTCCAGTGAGATCTGCAGGTTGGATACCACCATACTGGACGTCACTAACAGGCATCCAGGGCTTGGTTAACATCTTATAAACCACATCTTCATCATACAAGGTGATTCTTCACTGAACAAGCTGACTAATGCTGCCTTTGGGTCCGACACCCACATCCCACGGTCAATAACAAAAGGTTCCCCACCGATgtggttttattttgcattaatattAACAAAGGATGGCCATAAAACCTTAGACTGATGTTAAGAggataaaaattaaacatggtCTCCTTGCAAGATCAGTCATCAACATTCTCatgtttttcacctttctgaCTGATTGAGTGGATAAAATAAGTCCACAATTCTTAGTTAAAAGGACGATTAAACAGCAAGCTGAGATCTTTAgtggtaaaaaataaagagaaaaatactCAAGAATTTCTAAGGCAACAGATATCAAATGAAATAAAGTGAAGAgttatcaagtggagaaaatatcaCCAATAATTGGTCATCGCTCCATGAAGTGATGAGCAGCCATGAATAAAAGGGAGGCTGCCAGGAGCCCTACAGCAACAGGAAAGGATTTGCAGAAATGTCTGGAAAGCACTGGCGGAGCAGAAAATGTGACAACTCCTGCATTCCTCATACTTCTGGGCTATGCAGTAGATGGACGTATTTTCCTTTTAGGAAAAACATTCTCAGCAGGTTGAATTGTTACAAAACCGCATTTGAATTTCCCCTGATAGCAGAAAAAAAACGTGTCATGGTCCCAGAAAACCAAAGTTTGAAACTTTTTGGCCAAACTTCCAACAAGTTTGTTTGGTGCAGAACGAACATCATTCCCACAGTTGAGAATGATAGCACCATCTTGCTAACCTCTAAATTACAAAACCATCTAAATGGATTTGATTACATCCGTTCTGCCTCTGAAGTGGCAGAAGCACCATTTTAAACCCTGAGGATGAAAGTTACAACTACTCACAATAATGTGGTGTCTGTTCTAATCCCTGGAAAGCTCTGTGCTAGAACTTTTGTCTGCTCCCTTTATAAAATTAGATTTGAAACTATTCTTGCAGGTGTGTATGAACATTTAAacattgacatcttttccactAACCTGTGTGGAAACTGTGTTACAAAAATATCTCAACATGCTCATTAGAAGTTACTGTACACCTTTACTTTACCCAGTATATCTACTGGCTCTGTGTGCTCCTGTATAACTGCAGCtactaaaacatgttttatcctTCAGTTTCACtacaacaaataatgcaaactGATAAGAAAGGTGCTTTAGGGTTGTCATGGATGAATGCCACTGTTAGTGGTAGGCTGCAGCTCCAAGTAGAAAAATAAAGGTGAGAGATGGTGTGAAATCCTTCTTCACACATTATGTCTTCAAGCATTCCCAGAACACCAAATAGACACGTTCCCTAGGAGAATACATGTGGGTTTCATTGTAGTACATCTTCAAATTTAAAGGCAGTTGAACTGAGTTTTCTCTTCAAACACAGCACTAAGTAGGACGGGATTTGGAGACAAGAATcatctcccattcctcctctacCACTTTGTAAAGCTCCATCGTGGCTTTAGCATCTTCCACAGAAGAGTGGCCTTTCCTTCCAGTCTGAGGATATAAAAGAAGATGGCTCAGCTTCATGTTCATGACATTTTATTCATAATGACATTAATGTAACAGACAGCTTAATTCTGTAAGTTTTCAGCTCAGGGCTCCAAAGATAATAGTGGATGCAGGAAGCTTTTTACAGCATTAAGTTCATCAAGTTAATGTTTGCATAAAAAATTAACATTCTCACTGAGTAATCTGTAATCAATAATCCCAAAATAGTGGGAGATGATTGTTTTAAGGATTGCTATTTTCAACTCTGAACAAACAGCAGaggttttaattaaaacattgctTCCACATATAAAGGAAACGATGTAAGTTCCTAAATCAAATATTAAAACCAAACTGTACAAAGCTGAAAATATGTCATGAGGaggcaacaacaacaacatccaAGGCAGATTAAACAGTCCAGGAACATGAAGTGTGTTCATCTTTACTCAACCCTCACTGATCAGGAAagtcatgagaaaaaaaataaaaatacaaaactgcTTCTTAATGTTGTGTTTCTAATGTTAAGGAACATTTTGTTGCACACTGACTGCTAAGACACGCACCTGTAGGCTATTTTCCCATGTAGCACGTTGGAGAAAGGTTTCATCACCTTGTAACCATTCAGACTCTAACAGACTATCACACTTGATGTCTCTTACTAGGACATGGTCAAACATGTTTGTATGCCTCAACTTGAATTcatttgaataataataaaagtgaCAATAAATATATGAACTGCACAACATCAGAGCTCAAGAAACACAAGTATTACGTAAAAAATAAAACGGACCCACTATTAAACTATTTCAGTATATAAAAGACATTAATTAGTGCTATTCTACCAATAAACAGCAAACATTATAGTCCAAtgcaatatactgtatattgatATTTATTGAAACTCATATCAACGATGGAAAAATATAGTTCCAATTGGACAAATAACAATCCTAGACATAATGTCAGTTTTTGGGCTACGTACACATCATCAATTAGTGTTTGTTGTTAGCAAAATAACTTACAGTTCTTATCACGATCATTTGTTCCCTCTGATAATCATAGACAGAACATTAACTGGCCACCTCAACTGTAAAGTGTAACCTTTTTTATAGTTAAAATGGTTGAGGATGTGAAGGACTAAAGAAAAGAAAGCTGATGTATCCTCATGGTTTCTTTATTTAgacaaataacctaacaggtAAAATAACTGATCTAAAAACTGAATGACTTCTTCTATTATTGATGCAAATGAACATAACTTTGCATACCTGGATCTCACGATTGAAGATGGCCTTGGTGAGTCTCTTCAGTGAAGCACACTCCTTCTCAGCAAAACCAGCCTTCTGGTTGAGAAGAGGGATTCTCGATGTGTCCCTCGTCAGGGCGGAAGGATGAGTGTAACCGAGCGCCTTGAAGTCGTTATGTATGGCATGGCCAACAACAACCTTCCCCATGAGAAGCCTCAGGATCTACAGAATCAAAGCACATTTCAATCATTCTGATTTGTGTAAGTCATGATGCAAAATATATCGATATATTAATATATGtaatgaaatatgaaaaaaaaaaaactaaatccagattgttttctaatttttcagtgtttaaagcGTTGAACTTGTGCGTAGTTCTCTATTATAAATAAGATATTTGGCTTTAGTATTTTTAGCACTGTTGACCTTTGTTTACACTCACCGGGTACAGAAATGGACAGACTGGTCTTCTTCTAGATTCTTACTTATGGCCTTCCTACACTGTGcgctttttattataaatatctGACAGTCCGATAGTTATCTATGGGCATCTGGTTGCCAAATGCTAACAGCTATCCTTGAACCTGTCTCAAAGTGCAGCATAAGACTGCAGATTAAAGGCCACAACCAAAGATTTCTCCACGATTTTCCTACAATCCTCGTCTTTCGTCTGACCCAAAATAGCAGGGTTTATGCCGCCTGTTAGGTTCCACATAAAGAGacttcttcataaaatgataaTGAGTCGTAGGTATTAATACCGAATGCCAAATTCATAcagagaacataaaaaaaatatatagatatacgcattcttttcaattcaattcaattcaaattcaaagatactttattgatccccgaggggaaattagaaaaggcCTTGCTGTGtgataaattattttgaaattttacgTCACCTCTTTCCTGGCCTCTGGGTACGGTGTGGCATTGAAGAGGTCTCTGGGACGAATACCGCTCCATCGTGTGCGGTAGTCTGTAATAGGCATGGAGGGCTTGATGAACTTGTCGTAGACCACATGCCCATTATATGAGACGATACTGCAGCGAGCCAGCTGACTAATGCTACCTTTGGCTCCTGCACCCACCATCTCACAGTCAATGGCCAGGTACTTGGTGGGGTTCTCTGTGGAGGTGGAGAGTTTATGGCTGCTGGATGTTGAAAGGCCGGAGCCCACTGCTGTTGTTTTGGTGTCGACTGGTTGTTTTGGCTTTTTATGGCTACCTTCATTTGTCACAGTGAAAGTCATTGATGAAGGGTTAAAAGAGGAGGTTGAAGGCTTGGAGCTACAGTCAGAGCCACTGGTAGTACTGCTAAAATCAGGAGAACCTTTGCTTTTTGTGGCAGTGGGGGGAGGTGGATATTTGGTGGTAGGTCCATGCTTATTCGAAGTTTGGTTTCGTTTATGGCTGCTCCATTGATGAGCGTTATTTTGTTTAACTTTAAGATCCCCCTGCGCCtttaagtattttgttttttttaaaaacctctTCCTCTTCCTTGTTTGCTTATCTCTGGGACTAGTTCCCTGTGGGGTATCAACAGAGGAGGAAAGGTTGATCATAATATCAGACATGTTAAAAACTGATcttattattcttcttatttattcttcatgcaactggatccaagaatcTGCTCATGCTCACAGCCTCAACAAGTCTCTTTTCATTGAAGTCCAACTTGTACCAGAtgaaaccaatttaaatgagccATCCTGCAAGACAAAAAGTATTAGAAGACAATATCTCGGTCTTTATAACATATTTTCATCAGCCTGGTTGGTACAGGTTTAATAGGGGTTTCCAAAAGCAGACAGCAAACCAGGAAAAGTAGATTATAATTAAATGACTGACATTTGCTTCCTTTAAATGGCAATTAGATGTTTTAGTCTGGGCAAAAGTATATAGAAATGTGTGACCTGTTCATATAAGTGAATAATTGTGTGGCAACACTGCAAAAATTAATTGTGTTCAAGGTAATAAAGAgattattttcaacatttttaacagatttcttattaaaataatcaactaatctaatgaaaaaagaaaccagTCGGTTATCATTTTGTTTCCTATTTCCATTTTATACCTAATtcccataaaaataaaatttttgttcCCATATAATAAAACCAtagtttatcagtttattttgactgactgactattttgtggaattattttcttaaaatgttaTATTACACCCTATTACAACTGATTGTGATTGTGATCCCTGTATGGCTGTTTGGGCCAGTTGACACTTTATGAAATAATTCATAGTAATTTATCTCCATAATTCACAAATATAGGaaagtgcaaagaaaaatgaatgtATATACAACATTTTATGGACGACAAGGTTTTTTACAAGTACAAAATGGAAATGGGAAAGGATGAAATAGAAATGTAAGGTACAGATTGGTGAAGAGCTGAATTGATCCCGAATCCAACTTTactcaaatgaaatatgtgaagtTGAAACCTCTGATCAACCAGAACAGCTAAGTGTATTTTGGTTAAACAGGGTGTTagataattatttttcataaaaccATGTTTGCTTACAATAAACAGGtacaacatttctttaaattgttGGTTGTCAAAGAGAGAATGAAACGTCGTGTCAAGATGGctccattttttaaaatacccCCACACCTGTTCCTGCACACTGCCATTAAGCTGTTTGAAAGAAGATTCCTACATATTTCTCTTGGTTACAAGCAGGCCAAATTTGgctattttagatttttttttttaagtaaaacttGGATTATCATGGTGTGGGAACTACAGAAGTGTCATCTATCCCTCTTATTAAGAAATTAGCTTGTTTTACTCTTGTGACTCAAAGAACAGAGCTGTCAAATGGTATACTGTTCTGCTTAATAAGCAATTTTAGGAAATGTTCGTATTTGAGAACgtgtcaaaacaaaaacacaaattaaaaactttATAGTATTTGCAAAGACATATTTGTGTATTATAAGCAGCACGAATAATAAATGTTGCTtgtcagtttttaaataaaagcaatatgaTCATATTATACAGTTTGTAAATAGTTTATGTGTAAATACAGTGAAACCTTGGTATATTCAGTCCAGGATATTATATTCTGTCTCTGAACTCACCAGCAGCTCACAAAGagcattaaaacagtttttagaaTCCAGAGCTGTCGTTGAATTTACTTTTATTAAGATTCTAGATAAATGGAACAGATAATTTAAATTGTTGTATCTTTCAAACTTCTTTACAAGTAACTAAAGAGCAACCCGTAAGACAAATAGTGAATTTCGACTCCAATAAGTGTCTAGCAAGTCGAATAAATACACAACTCTCCACTCAGCGCCGTTAAACGTCAGTTTCACTGCTCACATTAACGTTAACTAGCCGTTAATAACGTTTTATCACGGCTAACGTTAGCTAGCTAAAGCTAGCAGTGTAAATAATAATGAGGAAAATAACTTggcgggaaaaaaaaaaaaaaatcttctctcggtctgttttttatttttaaatgagttGAGCAATACATACCCTAAAAGGAAATCACGAAACACAACGACAAAAACTCATCAAAATATGTCAAATAACACGAGGACCCCTGCTTCCTGACAACAGCAGATCAACATCCGGGGCATGCTGCCTTCAAGGTCCATGTACAACATTAGGTGTACAATACGCGCATTACAGTTGTGTGTCAATGTCGATATcagaatcagcatcagctttattgccaagtttgtacatacaaacaaggtatttgactccggtacactttgctctctgtttttttttattattattattatgccaGTATTAGGCTACTGGCAAGATAAAAGTATTTGTAATACATTGAGATGTTTTTCCGAGGATGCTTTTCATAAATCATTTCTAAACCTAAAGGTCTGGATTACATGTTTGCAACATTTATATGCTAAAATAACCCAAATAATAAGCATAACAAGCAGGTTAAACTTCATAGTATTTGATTAATTAAGAAAGTTTCGttctattattttttattaattttcattaAACACAATGTGTCAAGTGCAAGTTAGTTAGTGCCAATTCTCCTACAAATTAACAATGTCTGTCTCTTGCTGTAAAAGAGCAAAGTTTTTTTATGCAACGGtcgttttgttttgctttttatttcctATTGTTTTGGTCTTGCTGTTCTTCTCACAGAAAATGTCAAACGGAATTTTTTTAAGTGATCCAGTTATGCAAACTCataagtgttttatttgttgctgCCTCTTGGCCAGGACTCTcttaaaaaacaagtttttaatgGGACTTTATCCTGGTCAAataaaggtaaaaagaaaaaactaatatatatatatatatatataatttttactattgtttttattaatataacTATTATTGTTGAAATTACTTACTGATTACTAGAACCGCCCTGTAAATTGTATAACAAAAATGCAGGTTCTCGGGCTAAAAGGTTGCATACCAATAAAAATCCGAAATTACGTGGAGGCCCTGAACGCATCGCCAATGTACACAGTGTAGCGACAGTATCTACCTAGTTCTTTAAATCAGTTGGTATTTCTTATATTAAAAGCtgtctttgttctgttttaatcGCTTGTTTTGAGGACAAATTGCCCATCTCCCTGGcatttacttttaatttaaacagGCACGCTGCTTTGAGTTGCTAACGCATGTTAGCATTAGCGTACGTAGAAGTCCCATGTCAGAACAGCTGTCAGTGTCTGATGATGTGGAGGAGTTTACAGCAAGTTTTACTGCAGAACAACAAAGAGAACAGGCGAAGAGACTCACCACCTTTCTGTCTCAGTACACCCATCTGACCGACTCTTTTATTATTGTGCGTGTACAGGCATGATGGCTCACATTTAAATATATAGCACACCAGTTGAAGAAAATCATGTACATTCAACAGTTTTAGTGACGTATAAAGCTTAGTTAACTGCTTGTTTGATTTACAGGAGTTCTTcactgaaaatctgtggcagacGTTACCCAGCACCTGGCAGGCAGTGCTGCAGGACCTTTCATATCCACAAACTGCAGATCTACTGCTGGATGCTTCTCATGAAGACAGGAGGTACTGCCGAATTATAATTTTGCGTTTTCACAAATGCTTAACGTCAGGTGTTACATACAAAAATGAATAAGAAAGTAGGTTTCTGAACTCCAACAGAACTTGAGATGTGTAGAAACTGTTGGTTATTTTAAACCAGGTCTGAAAACATTATTGTATACTGTAGTTGTCCCAGAAAGGTGAAAGATTATTTTAGCAGTTAATCTTTATTATGTTATAGCCAATGCTTTGTTTTAAGTCTGCATTTTaatgtttcctttgttttatgCTATgctattttgtaattttgataaatgtggcttacagagaataaaaccccaaaattcagtgttttagaaaattagaatattacaaacCAATGGATCATAATATGTTGAGTGGTAGGAGAAAGTGTTCCAATAACCGGGATAACTGCAGTCTTAAGAGGACTGAATCTAGACAAGacaatttgggggagcttcacaaggaatGGGCTAAGGCTGGAGTCAGAGCATCACGAGCCACTACTCACAGACAAATGGGTTACAAATGCTACATTCCTCATGTCAAGCCACTCTTGAACCAGAGATTATCTCAgaagaaaaagggaaaaagaaatggactgttgctcaatggtccaaagtcctcttttcagatgaaagtaaagtttttatttaatttggaaatcaaggtctcagagtctgaaggaagagtCACAGAATCAACGTTACTTGACCTgcatcttatcttatcttatcttatcttattttttttaagtccaCAAGCAGTGCAGCCATCTACTAGGAAATTTCAGCAGCAcgtggcacctgcccacactgccaaaggtaccaaaagctggttcaattaCCATGTTGTTACTGTGCTGGATTGGCCAGCGagctggcctgacctgaaccccaaagagaatctatggagtattgtcaagaggacaatgagagacaccagacccaacaatgcagatgacctggaggcagctatcaaagcaacctgggtttCCTCAGCAGAAcaacaggctgattgtctccatgctgtattgatgcagtaattcatgcaaaaggatcTTATGTGATATTCAAAATTTTTGAGACactaaattttgggttttcagttTCTGTAAGCTGTAATCATCAAAATTTCAAGAAatgaaggcttgaaatatttcactctatgtgtgatGAATCTAAATAATACATAAGtttcattttctaaaataaGTGACAACAAATCTTGAACTTTGTCTTGGTGTTTACATTTATGGAGCTGTACTTGGATATTAAATTGAATATTGTATATTGGTAAattgaaataaagtaaaaataattatataaaaaagctgaaataaaatcaagtgaAAGCATATGAGAAACTGAGGTAGTATAAAGAGATGAAAGTCCATTGAGTCCACAGAACCTAAACATAAGATGAAGGAGCTGAGGGGCTTTTTCATATAAAACCAGTCCAGCCCAAACATTGTATAGCTGTCTGTTAAGATAGAAATAATAACTTTTTTAGATTACACGCAAGCAACCTCAAATACGACTTCCAACCTCTTAATGTGGGTAGCAGAAAATACAGTCAACACTATCCAAATATCTTTGGgttaatttttaattatttgtttatgttttgcaacacTAGGGCCCCgtgtttttggtattttttcaaataagcagacaggaagtggggtgtaGAGACACTCACCTTAGGTCTCCAGGGTCAGGAGTCGAACCTGGGACAGCTGCGttgaggactgaggcctccgtTTATGGGTCACGCTCTCTACCGCTACGCCACGTGCTCTGCCCCTGCTGTGGTGTAAActgaacatatttttcattggatttaattcatttaatgGGGAAGTCGCACAGAAATATAACCTGTCTGACTTCTTAGAATATCTTCTActaccgccacctactggtgGGTTTGTTCCTTCAAACTGTTGCCCTCTCAAGAGTTTGATGCACTCAGTTGGCTTCGGTTAAGTTTGTGATCTTCGGTCTTTCAGTCGTGAGACAAAAATCTTTGAAACCAGTCTGTTAGTGTGAACTTATAAAGACTATAAAAAACTGTAGGGTCTCCTCAGCTGTAGCCGCTGCagttttggtttgtttaaaCTACACACCttcatgtttttatgtgtgAATCACTTTGTTTGTGTGAACGTGTCAGATGCAGCTACACAGAAAAATGTAATGTATCTgcaaattaaaagatgaaataaatgaactgattaGGAACCTGCCACATAATATTATTCCAGTAAATGTGGAAGATGATAAGGACAGACGTTGTGATTACAGGTATCCTTCAGTGTGGCCCTTGTCCCTCCTGGCTTTCCGTGCCACAGCTCATGCCCTGGCCTATCCCAGAGAGTGCGGGCCTGACCAAGGCAGAGTGGCTGCTTTGGTGAAGCCTGATGAGTTCCTGGAAAACCAGAGTCAGAGTTCTTTACTGGGACACATATTCAGGAAGCACGTCAAACCCAAGAAACAGCATGAGATCCGAAAGCTGGGCATGGTACAGAAATTTTTGTTGGCTGTTGTTGCTTCACTAAGTAGGCTTACAAAATGTTGTTGTTTCTATGTTAGATGTTGCAGATTTCTCCTTCTTTATTCACAGCTTGTTAAACAACTTTGTGACCAGACAGGCTGCAGGAGAGTGGTGGATGTGGGCTCTGGCCAGGTATGAGTTAACTACTGGCTGCATTTTAATTGTTTCTATACAAATCTGTGGTCCCCGTTTAGCTACAACAAGACACACAATCAAATCTGTAGCTGATGACCTTTTCTCTGTCATGAGACACAGAAGATTTCTAGTTGGAATACAAATAATCACAAACTCAATATTCCATCTTTCCCAACATTTTGCATTCAAAAGGGTCACCTCACCCGTTTCCTGTCCTTTGGGCTTGGACTGTCTGTGACTGCTATTGAGGCTGATCACACCCTGGTTGCTATGGCTTCCAGGTTTGATGCCGAGTTATTGTGGACCctggagaaagaaaaacagaaaaaggtcaGTATTTTGCCCCACATATTTCACTTGGACAGGTTTTATGACAATACAATAATATCTGATAAATCAGAATATGTGTTCTAATGAGTATTTTTGTCGGATTAAAAatatcttttgaaaataaccttttaagCAGTTATTaaacatacactatattgccaacaGTCTACTTTTACGTGTACatgttaacctttttttttcaaatctatAAGGTCCGATTTGTTGATGGATCCATCATTGctagcaatagcaactttattCTGTAagcttccacaaggtttaggagtgtgtttatagTTGAATGATAAAACCAGAGTGGCAGCCTAAAGGTTGAGGTCAAGCCTCTGTGCCATCAAGTTTCtctacaccaaactttatacacctgcagccatggaagtgattggaacaccagaattaatttggtgctgtgacccaatacttttggcaatatagtgtacctTACATTACACCCACATTCCTGTATTAAAAACGTTTCATATCATTTCGTTCTAAtccaaaatgtgttttcattagctgaaaATTATCATATttaccagaaataaaggcttgaaaagatcagttttattgaatatgaccgACTGTATATCTCAAAAGTAAATGACTCCattatttttgaaaagaaaatggcCTCTTAGGTTGTAATTTGTATTCAAATGTAGTTTTACATCCAAAGAACTTAAGTCCAAGCATTTTAAACCACTGAACCTGCAGTTGCTGTTTTTGGCCACCTGGGGGAAGCGAGtctcacattttaaacattgaCATATTCCAGCCTCAGGACATTTTCTGATGTAATTAGCaaattaacctttttttaaagatcagttaaacacttttgttttcatctgatGATTGTCAGAGTTAATCCTGCGTTTAACTATTTCTGTATTGTAACTAGAGCAACATTTGTTTGAGGAACTTCAATTATGATATAATTatctttgattttaattttaagttctaaacagtttttaatcTTTGAATGTTGAATAATTTGTTGGCCATTTCTTCTGCAGCTTTAAAGGAAAAAGTTACATGTAGTTAGTCATtgtgttaaacatgtttaatcAGATATATCCTATTAAAAAGACTACTAATAATCTTTGTCCTAGAGCTGCTTCTTTCAGCTTCCTGAAGCACTCTCCATCCCACAACACATGGCTGGATGGGTAAACCCTAAG
This genomic stretch from Girardinichthys multiradiatus isolate DD_20200921_A chromosome 3, DD_fGirMul_XY1, whole genome shotgun sequence harbors:
- the isg20l2 gene encoding interferon-stimulated 20 kDa exonuclease-like 2 is translated as MSDIMINLSSSVDTPQGTSPRDKQTRKRKRFLKKTKYLKAQGDLKVKQNNAHQWSSHKRNQTSNKHGPTTKYPPPPTATKSKGSPDFSSTTSGSDCSSKPSTSSFNPSSMTFTVTNEGSHKKPKQPVDTKTTAVGSGLSTSSSHKLSTSTENPTKYLAIDCEMVGAGAKGSISQLARCSIVSYNGHVVYDKFIKPSMPITDYRTRWSGIRPRDLFNATPYPEARKEILRLLMGKVVVGHAIHNDFKALGYTHPSALTRDTSRIPLLNQKAGFAEKECASLKRLTKAIFNREIQTGRKGHSSVEDAKATMELYKVVEEEWEMILVSKSRPT